One Betta splendens chromosome 5, fBetSpl5.4, whole genome shotgun sequence genomic window, CTCCATATGAATGTGTGGGTCCTGGTctggctgcagtttctcacactctcagccaatcacagagcttGATGAGACAATGAGGCACACGGGGCAAATATGGCCCAAGGGACAATAGTTAGATCTCAGGGGAACAGATGGAGGACGGGTGCTGATGGAGAGAGGCTCTTAGCGCTTTGAGTGAACCTGGGAAAGTGGTGACCGTGTAGAGAGAGAACCTGCTGCCTGATGCTGAGATCAATGACTCTGACTGAGCACACGGTAATCATTACATCACATCTTTGGAATAACAATTATACTAAAGTCTGACAACTGTATGTTGTATCAACAGTAAGTTCTTGTAGACATCTTTGCTATTTACTTGATTTAATGATACAATTTTTGTCCCAACTGACAAGTTCACTATTTCAAAATAATGCAGatatttggttttaaactgaaaAAATATAAGCATTTGttgtaataaatattattaacaaaaataaaagtaaacctGCATCATTAAACCTAAAAGTAGTCATGACACACTTCTCATACgtgtgtcgggggggggggtgctcctgGGGGCTGCAGCTTCCTGAAGCGTGCCCACTCTCTTTGGAGAATTACTGGGCTGCTGGTGGAGTGGGTGTCATTCACATTGAGCTCTGCTCTCCAGAGCTTTCCCACACTCTGTCCATTAGCAGAGAACAGACGCGTGTCCCAGCAAACTGGAAAAGCAGTGAGTGAAACATGACAGGTTAAAACTGGATCATTTATGATGTGTGTAGATTAAGGTTTACTACATTAAATGCTTTAACCTTAATCTCTCATGTGTTTGGTCCAATGAGGAATCAGACACAACCTTTGGTTcaacatgactttgtgatgCATGAAGTCACTGATGTTCAGTCATTTCATTTAGaagcagcatcttaaatgttagaaacacacaacaggacaaAGTTCAGAGTTTCACCTAAACACGAGAATAAACCAAGAGTTCTGTAAACCTTCCATTTAACCCAAGCTGGAATGAAGAAGCGTCCACGTTTCAGAGGCTCAGTCTCATTGAACCTTTGTATGTTCAGGCCAAAGGTCTGAATGTATTGTCCCTCAGGACTCTGAGAGTCACTTTCCTCTGGTTTCCCACACTCTGtcctttcactgcaggaacaaTAGAAGTGTGTCTTATTACGCGCCGCAATAGAAACAGTGTGAGTCTTGATTTACGTTCAGACGCCTGACagctctgtacacacacacacaaatgatttTATGGCTCGATTGGCTgtttatgaaatgaaaaatcaaaTGACTtggattatttcatttaaataaacagaataaacTTTGGAAAGTTTATACTGTGTACATTTGTTTAATTGTCCTAATTACAGACGTCATCTTGACGTTCAGTTTGTAGACGACAATCACAACCTGAGGATGTCACATGATGAGTTATGTTGACGTCTCACTTTATGATTTTAAAGGTTGCAGCCAATGGGAACTGTTCCCTCCAGATGGTGGTGATGTCACACTCTGCAGCATCTGTCACACAAGTTCCTTCATGGTTCATTGGTCACAGCACATGGAGCCAGTGTGGGAACCTGGGATCAGTGTGTTACTCACTGACTGCAGGGCACGTGTCCCACGACGCCTGCATCTGGACACACGTATCAGAAGTGTGTCATGACTACTTTTAGGTTTGATGATGCAGGCTTACGTTTCTTTTTcctaataattatttattacatCAAATACTTCTATATAAATATCTTCTAAATTTAATACCAAAGATCTGCATTAGTTCAAAATAATGAACTTTTCAGTTTTTGGAAATTAATTGTATCATTGAATCAAGTAAATAGCAAAGATGTCTACAAGAACTTACTGTTGATACAACATACAGTTGTCAGACTTTAGTATAATTGTTATTCCAAAGATGTGATGTAATGATTACCGTGTGCTCAGTCAGAGTCATTGATCTCAGCATCAGGCAGCAGGTTCTCTCTCTACACGGTCACCACTTTCCCAGGTTCACTCAAAGCTCTAAGAGCCTCTCTCCATCAGCACCCGTCCTCCATCTGTTCCCCTGAGATCTAACTATTGTCCCTTGGGCCATATTTGCCCCGTGTGCCTCATTGTCTCATCaagctctgtgattggctgagagtgtgagaaactgcagccagACCAGGACCCACACATTCATATGGAGATGTGGGACTATAAATAGGAGGGATGGAGCCAGCAGAGATCAGACTCTCTCTACAGAGACCTCTACAGCTCACACATCCAGACATGGCTCCTACAATCACTGCAGCAATCACCAGTTCTCAGGAGCATCTGACTCTGAGCCACAAGGTAAATTCTAGACTCAGCAGGACTTCAGCATGAATCCTACAAGCTTGTATTTGTTGGTGCTGCTCATATAATGCAGAGCAATGTTAATAACGGCTTCAttcttcttcctgcagctcagaaagcCTCTGGTGGAGAAGTTACGCAGAGAGcgaatcaacagcagcatcgaGCAGCTCAAGTCTCTCCTGGGTCCAGAGTTcctcaaacagcagccagactcCAAGCTGGAGAAAGCCGACATCCTGGAGATGACGGTTTGCTTCCTCAcacgactgcagcagcagaaccagcagcagagtaaACTGCTGGACCACTTCAGCAACCTGCAGTCGCCCTGTGAGAAGAACCTGAGAGAGGACGACTCCTCTCCTCTGAGCTCCTCAGTCCAGACCAGCGTCACCAAAGACGAGAGTCCAgccagcagcgccccctggaggccgTGGTAGACACCTACACAGTGGAGTCACTACCAGACAAACTGGGACCACACTGGTCAAAGATTACTGGAACTGGTTTCTTTGAAATCTTCTGGACTTGTTCTTCTGTATGAACAGAAGGTTGAATTTGATTTGAAATTTCctgaggaaaaaacaacaatattttTCAATTTATGGAAGAGAATTTTCTCATGCATGATCTGTTATAAGATCCAGATGTTTGAAGCTTTTTTCTGAAAAGTTTTCTCTACGTCATAATTTTCTGTGACACAATTATAAATTCTGATGCCTCATTTTGTTGTAGAATATGATGCAAACAGTCATGTTTATAATTATTTGCTACTGATCATGTTGATCAATAACCTTACTTTGAAACAGTGTTTTTCATATCAGAACTTTATGTAGTTAATGTTTTTGCTGAAAACTGATAAGTTTTAAGATCAATGTGTTTTGTACCTGTACAACAGActttaaatgtcaaactgtGACAAATGACCTGTTCCATCATGAGAATCAAGTGAAGGTTGGTTACCAGTGATGAGAAGGTTTCATGCATTTAGGAGAAGACGTCCACAGACAGTGAGCACTGTGTCCTCACACTGTGAATGGTTTGTCTTTTGTAAAGACCCTTGTTCCTTTACTCTGTCTGAGTAGTTTGTCTTGTAGAAACCTACAAGTGACTGTTGTGATGCATCATCACCTCTTATTGAAGCTGTAaatcttttgtttgttgttgaatAAATGAACCTCTCATGAAGATTCTGTCTTGTGCTGAATTCTTAAAGTCATTcattatatttaaaaacattttccttATATTTAGATATAAAGATAAAGTCTGTCATTAGGACAATTAAACAAATGTACATAGTATAAAATCTACTATGAGGTTTagtctgtttatttaaataaaataatccaAGTCAtttgatttttcatttcataaacAGCCAATCGAGCCATAaaatcatttgtgtgtgtgtgtacagagctGTCAGGCGTCTGAACGTAAATCAGGACTCACACTGTTTCTATTGCAGCGCGTAATAAGACACACTTCTAttgttcctgcagtgaaaggaCAGAGTGTGGGAAACCAGAGGAAAGTGACTCTCAGAGTCCTGAGGGACAATACATTCAGACCTTTGGCCTGAACATACAAAGGTTCAATGAGACTGAGCCTCTGAAACGTGGACGCTTCTTCATTCCAGCTTGGGTTAAATGGAAGGTTTACAGAACTCTTGGTTTATTCTTGTGTTTAGGTGAAACTCTGAACTttgtcctgttgtgtgtttctaacatttaagatgctgcttCTAAATGAAATGACTGAACATCAGCTCAGCTACATTGTAGCTTCTCAAGCTGAGCAGTGAAGTCATGTTGAACCAAAGGTTGTGTCTGATTCCTCATTGGACCAAACACATGAGAGATTAAGGTTAAAGCATTTAAAGTAGTAAACCTTAATCTACACACATCATAAATGATCCAGTTTTAACCTGTCATGTTTCACTCACTGCTTTTCCAGTTTGCTGGGACACGCGTCTGTTCTCTGCTAATGGACAGAGTGTGGGAAAGCTCTGGAGAGCAGAGCTCAATGTGAATGACACCCACTCCACCAGCAGCCCAGTAATTCTCCAAAGGGAGTGGGCACACTTCAGGAAGCTGGAGCCcccaggaccccccccccctcagacacagagctgctgctcagccagcGGTCACTTTGTAGACGACAATCACAACCTGAAGATGTCACATGATGAGTTATGTTGATGTCTCACTTCATGATTTTAAAGGTTGCAGCCAATGGGAACTGTTCCCTCCAGATGGTGGTGATGTCACACTCTGCAGCATCTGTCACACAAGTTCCTTCATGGTTCATTGGTCACAGCACATGGAGCCAGTGTGGGAACCTGGGATCAGTGTGTTACTCACTGACTGCAGGGCACGTGTCCCACGACGCCTGCATCTTTTGGAGGAGCCTTTCCCTAACTAGTGTCAGCTGTATTTAGGATTTAAGGTCCTAGTTTTAGTTCAGTGGTTGTTGGTCCATTGTGCATTGTTACCATGTCATCGTGCTTCCTGTATTAAGgtttgtttgtcctgtgtgtgtcaAGGGTGGTGTAGTGTTCTGATCATGTTTCAGTTAcgttcctgctctgcagtgatctttcaCTAGTCACCTATGTATCCATGactgtttaagtgtttctgccttGTCATCCTGCATGTGCAGGGCTCTTAGTTTGTGTTTCCCTTGTGTTCATTTGATCATTTATTAATACCTGCTAGTAttccgtcctgtctgtgtgggtcgtgcatttgggtcctcctcttAGTCTCGTTTGTCCCTCAGTACGTAACAAACATGCTCCATCTAtgaattaaaaacattataGTTTTACCATTATACAGTTTTACCACATGAATGCTACTGATCTACTCCACAAAGAAACACTGCTGTACATATAAGGAGCACAAAATGGTTCATCGCCTTTGTCATTTGCCAGAATGCAAATCTAAGAAGCCAAACTAAACGAGAATTTTATGTTTGCTATGAAAATGTAGGGAAGATTAGTCTTTGTTACTTGTTACATGCGGAGGTAAAATAAACTCAAATCTATTCAAATAAAGAAACGGTCAGTTGTTTTATCACCCAGAACTCTGATCTGAACACGTCACCTGACAAAACTAACCCAATAATGTCTGTCATTCCAGTACAAGTATCTGAACACCATAGTATGTTTTTAGGCCTGTCACCTCCTGTGGTAGATTGATTCAACAGAATTTTGAACTTACAATATTTTGCAGTAATTAATTCTTGTCTTCCTTAAACCGTAAAGCTTGTATAGTCTTTCTTGACCAAACGTTTGGTCACAAATACATTACACTTATTTTTGGAATTcaccatttattttaataatgcaCTGTCAGGAAAGacacggtggaggacccaaacgcacagcgcagacGCGACGTGAGGTATCAGAGGGTTTATTAAAActcttggtcggacaggcagaggtcggtacacgagTTTGCAAGGATGATAGCAGcggcacagacagggatcaggcaatcaGTGGTCAATCTCAGGCAAGAGTCAAAAATACCAGGCAGAGTGCAAAACCAGAatcaagggagcaggcaaggcaaggtgaGCAACAAAACTTGAGCTGGTACACAAGAAGGACTTACTGGGTATTAATGCTTGACACGGGTAAgtgagcaaacaatctggcaaagcaaaGGTGTAAGTGCAGGGGTACAAATAACCAACTAATGATTAATGGGATTCAGGTGGTGATTTCACATGACTGATTGAGGAGAACAGAACTAAACCAGaagtgataccaaaataaaacaggaagtgatgacaCATCACTAGGTGAGTAAACAAAaaccaaggcagacaggaaacaatacaggaaataccaaaataagactggaaactaagcacacacacaaccaaaatGCTGAATCCATAacatgcacatgtacagtaaagttaTTAGATAACTATTTTTTGTTGGGTATTATCACGTGCAACTTAATTGTAATCTGcttaacaacaacagaaaccAATTGAGTGTCATTCAGAGAACCCAACTAGGATGCCACTGAGCAGCATTagacagtggagagaaaaataaatctGCTTTTAACAGAAGACAGCTCCAGCATAACTAGGATCACAGTGGGTGGTAAACTGCCTTAACCTCTTGAAAACTGCTAAATTTTCCTTTCTCTGACTTGTCGGTTTTGCTTTGCAGGTGTGTAACAGTTTGCCAGGGTTTACTTCCTCAGACATCCCAGAGAATACAGATGATTTTTACAACCAGACCTAATAGTCTGcaacattgttattatttatacaaGTAATTGTCCTTAGATCAGAGAACCACTGCATACATGGTTGCCACTGATCAGATGCTGAATGATTAATAACTCAACTGTGTTAATGATTTCTCATTTCAGAGTGAAGAGAGGGAGTAAAGAATGTTGAACTGCCTCCTTGACTGTAGTGGCAGCTCAACTATTTTACCATCAAGGTAATGGAATTCTTAAATGtaacaaagacatttttgttcttttgtctgaGCCCTCTCATCAGATGTGCTTTATGTCTTgttatgtattatgtattttataataAGACCTGAAGAtctgaataaacatttatttctatgGCAGGAGTAAGGTCTTTTTTCATTTACTAAGCTgataattagatttttttagTACTCACCTGTCttcactttatttgttttacttatCAGTCACTGACTCAAAAGTTTCTGTAGAAGGTGTGGTTAAACCGACTTTCTATATTAACCCCTGGATCCATTCTGTTGAGCTCAGAGATCAGAAACTTCACCTAAGACTCAACCACCTACCGACAGCTTGTGTACGAGCAGCCTGTTGACCATCACAAGCTGTCCAAGCCTCCATTCAGGTCTGAACCCATATGCTTTAATaactatttactatttattactGATGTTTAGCGTAAAATGTCAATTGGGAGCTAATTATCTTATACACAGCTGTTCTAAATCACGTGTGCATAGATCACTATTTATTAACAGACCTAAACATGACTTTGAGCAATGCCTTAAAAGTTACATTTTCTCATACAACTCTGTGTGGGATTATACGTCTGCATTCTGTATTTTTTCATGTGTAATTTAGTGTAAATCGGAAAAATTGTACAATTGTGCTGAATTTCTAAATGATGTTCTAAAGTAAAAActgctttatttaaaatgattatttttactttttgttttcagagtGATGGCATCTCATGCTcaggtgtttctgctgctgatggtgtctcagctcctcctctcagtAACTGTTGTCAGTGCTCCTTCAAAGGAAGATAttctaaaacaaatgaaaagtgCTGTAGAGTTTTTTGTTGCACACCTAAATGAGATCAGACAGGCGTCCATTCCTATTTTAGATCTCATAGAAAAGGATAAAATAGCTGGTTCTATTTTAAATACAGCTTTCTTAATTATCACAGGAGCAACCAAAGATAATTCAGTGTTAGAAAAAGTGATTGATGAGTTTCAAAATCTTAATATTAAACTTGACAAGTATCATGTTAAGCAGAGATGGGACAGTTGGGCCAGTGGTGCTTATTCCAAGCCAGAGATGGATATTGAGGTGGCCTGGTCAGACTTTTATGTTCTATTGAGATCCTTATCGGAGTCAGAGGATCAGGAGGCAAAGAAGAGATACTTAGAAGAATTTCTAACGTCCTACCAGAAGTATGAACCTGCGACCAAGATGTTACACGAGCTGTTGACAGCGAAGGAGCCGACGTTCATAAGCAACCTGGGACTGATGCTTGCAGACTATGTTAACTGTCATAAGACGGACATCGAGCAATTCAGTGCGTTCATTAATTCACTCATCTTCAGAGGCAACCTGTTAAATGAATTCTATTACGATTTGAAGAAAATAAATTCTCAAGCCAGGATTGAAAGGTTAACTGACATTGAATatgacactgcagcagctttgttccAAGTGCAGAAACACTGCATTTCTCAAATTAGCGAATATGTTGAAAGCG contains:
- the LOC114855346 gene encoding transcription factor HES-5-like, producing MEPAEIRLSLQRPLQLTHPDMAPTITAAITSSQEHLTLSHKLRKPLVEKLRRERINSSIEQLKSLLGPEFLKQQPDSKLEKADILEMTVCFLTRLQQQNQQQSKLLDHFSNLQSPCEKNLREDDSSPLSSSVQTSVTKDESPASSAPWRPW